In Synechococcus sp. CC9616, the following are encoded in one genomic region:
- a CDS encoding FAD-binding oxidoreductase, with protein MALTRRSFLLRSGVTAAGLIGSHSWAERLNAQAVSDNTFFAQIDSVSIPLRDWSGFTVFGGSADVLAPRTEGDVVEIVRHCRQQNRQCRVVGRRTSWNTKWYGDGDTLMLSTAHLDALSFDQDAGTVTCGPGVLLETIHREAWARGLTLSNAPAPPWVTIGGAVSTGSHGSLMGGSLSSRLTRCRLVVADGSVVEMKSDHPYMDAARISLGMLGVMTQLTLQLDPAYRLKLVQQPMATADWRQALVDSGPMSFVHASTRDPASTLFKVVREASVPPLSDEVVTGEDAHGQFWMSGPAHLVVMNFQPPSPTIAGSEWAVPIELFSSVMEAFQSLDLSLPSMVWLKKVMGESSLLASGNDPQKVYVECGAYHDVAGSQNPRKIVEMVRKVEALMLAYGGRPHLSKLISMTSGEMLKVYPALTQFQEIRRQLDPQNMFYTQRLAKLFG; from the coding sequence ATGGCATTGACCAGGCGCTCCTTCCTTCTCCGCAGCGGTGTGACAGCTGCCGGCCTGATTGGTAGCCATTCCTGGGCAGAACGATTGAATGCCCAGGCTGTCAGTGACAACACATTCTTCGCTCAGATTGATTCCGTTTCGATCCCATTAAGAGATTGGTCTGGGTTCACTGTTTTTGGTGGTTCGGCTGATGTTCTGGCTCCAAGAACAGAAGGCGACGTGGTTGAGATTGTCAGACATTGTCGTCAACAAAATCGCCAATGTCGTGTCGTAGGTCGAAGAACATCCTGGAATACCAAGTGGTATGGCGATGGCGACACATTGATGTTGTCAACTGCACATCTTGATGCACTGAGTTTCGATCAAGACGCCGGAACTGTGACCTGTGGCCCAGGTGTTTTGTTGGAAACAATTCACCGTGAGGCATGGGCCAGAGGGCTCACTCTGTCCAATGCTCCAGCACCACCGTGGGTGACGATTGGAGGAGCCGTCTCAACCGGAAGCCACGGCAGTTTGATGGGCGGAAGCCTTTCGTCCAGGCTGACGCGTTGTCGACTCGTTGTCGCCGACGGGTCCGTTGTTGAGATGAAGTCTGATCACCCTTATATGGATGCAGCCCGGATTTCGCTGGGCATGTTGGGGGTAATGACACAACTCACGCTTCAACTTGATCCGGCCTACCGCCTCAAGCTTGTGCAGCAACCGATGGCCACTGCTGACTGGCGGCAGGCCTTGGTGGATAGCGGGCCGATGTCATTTGTCCATGCCAGTACAAGGGATCCAGCCTCAACACTGTTCAAAGTTGTGCGAGAGGCCTCCGTTCCGCCCCTGAGTGATGAGGTTGTCACTGGTGAGGATGCTCATGGACAGTTCTGGATGTCAGGACCGGCCCATCTGGTGGTGATGAATTTTCAACCTCCCTCCCCGACGATTGCGGGTTCTGAATGGGCTGTTCCAATCGAATTGTTTTCGAGTGTGATGGAGGCGTTTCAGTCCCTGGACCTCTCCTTGCCGTCCATGGTTTGGCTTAAAAAGGTGATGGGTGAGTCGTCCTTGTTGGCCAGTGGGAATGACCCGCAAAAAGTGTATGTGGAGTGTGGCGCTTATCACGATGTTGCCGGCAGCCAAAACCCTAGAAAGATTGTCGAGATGGTGAGAAAAGTTGAAGCCTTGATGCTTGCCTACGGAGGGCGACCCCATCTCTCGAAATTGATCTCGATGACCTCTGGAGAAATGTTGAAGGTGTATCCAGCGTTGACGCAATTTCAGGAGATCCGTCGACAACTCGACCCGCAAAATATGTTTTATACGCAGCGTCTTGCCAAGCTGTTTGGTTGA
- a CDS encoding DUF6816 family protein, with the protein MKQRLLALLLCFTILLMAAPAWASSVLEARLSSWPEWNLPSPLPRPSNDDDLVYPSWFKGLWQVESLDLDDPDAPPLIHQARFSPDADGRLVGDRAFNALAIGQALLGDQLLRVEDDPDSANRQMAQLKGDLRLETSVTGRRQETLDDGGFLADELVLQILHAPGPPRLSRIETLSLYKRCDVDICADQWQARYAAPGQTLRDRAVATHRYRLRFTPLPGSAPST; encoded by the coding sequence ATGAAACAACGGCTGCTGGCCCTGCTGCTGTGCTTCACCATCCTGCTCATGGCTGCACCTGCGTGGGCCTCCTCCGTGCTGGAAGCTCGCCTGAGCAGCTGGCCTGAATGGAACCTGCCAAGCCCTCTGCCCCGGCCGAGCAACGACGATGATCTGGTGTATCCCTCCTGGTTTAAAGGGCTCTGGCAGGTCGAAAGCCTGGATCTCGATGATCCGGACGCACCGCCGCTCATCCATCAGGCCCGTTTCAGCCCTGATGCGGACGGGCGCCTCGTGGGAGATCGCGCCTTCAACGCCCTCGCCATCGGCCAAGCCCTGCTCGGCGATCAGCTGCTGCGGGTGGAAGACGATCCGGACAGCGCCAATCGTCAGATGGCTCAACTCAAGGGTGATCTGCGACTGGAGACCAGCGTCACCGGTCGGCGACAGGAAACCCTGGATGATGGCGGCTTTCTAGCCGATGAGCTCGTTCTGCAAATCCTGCATGCCCCCGGCCCGCCAAGGCTGAGCCGCATCGAAACCCTCAGCCTCTACAAACGCTGCGACGTCGACATCTGTGCCGACCAGTGGCAGGCCCGCTATGCCGCTCCCGGTCAGACGCTGCGGGATCGAGCCGTCGCGACCCACCGTTACAGGCTGCGCTTCACACCTCTTCCAGGGTCCGCTCCATCAACTTGA
- a CDS encoding chlororespiratory reduction protein 7 codes for MSDPLIRACDDYVVLEPGKPEQLLSAADTLTWLSDWLRSLDQLPADLRNQPTVQAAAQRLLDTACDLEISPGMTLQWFAVRLEPPAN; via the coding sequence ATGTCTGATCCCTTGATCCGTGCCTGTGATGACTACGTGGTGCTGGAGCCGGGCAAGCCAGAGCAGTTGCTCAGCGCTGCCGACACGTTGACATGGCTGAGCGATTGGCTGCGATCGCTCGACCAGCTCCCCGCTGATCTACGCAATCAACCGACGGTCCAGGCCGCGGCGCAACGCTTGCTCGACACGGCCTGCGATCTGGAGATCAGCCCAGGGATGACGTTGCAGTGGTTTGCGGTGAGGCTGGAGCCACCTGCCAACTGA
- a CDS encoding glutathione S-transferase family protein, whose protein sequence is MLELHQFRHSAFCLKVRMVLQAKGLSYRTVEVTPGIGQVAVFRLSGQRQVPVLVDGDTVLADSSTISRHLDLAGGEPALLPADAKQAAQVHLIEDWADTTLAAGGRACLVQAAALDPELRVALLPDDVPDPLRSVMGAIPGGWVNSVSELVNQGERTALLASLEQLAASVEASPWLVGETMTMADLAVAAQLSLLRFPQSAGSPLAGRGVPGLSDHPKLQALFQWRDQLELKLMERTLEEV, encoded by the coding sequence ATGCTGGAGCTGCATCAATTCCGTCATTCAGCGTTTTGCCTCAAGGTGCGGATGGTGCTTCAGGCCAAGGGGCTGAGCTACCGAACCGTTGAGGTCACTCCTGGGATCGGCCAGGTGGCCGTGTTTCGTTTGTCCGGACAACGCCAGGTTCCGGTTCTGGTGGATGGCGACACGGTGCTGGCGGACTCCAGCACCATCAGCCGCCATCTAGACCTGGCTGGGGGAGAGCCAGCACTCTTGCCGGCTGATGCGAAACAGGCCGCTCAGGTGCATCTGATTGAGGATTGGGCGGATACGACCCTGGCCGCCGGTGGGCGTGCGTGCCTTGTCCAGGCAGCCGCCCTGGATCCCGAGTTGCGGGTGGCATTGCTGCCCGACGATGTTCCTGATCCCCTCCGCTCTGTGATGGGTGCGATTCCTGGCGGTTGGGTCAACAGCGTCAGTGAGCTGGTGAATCAGGGGGAGCGGACAGCTCTGTTGGCGAGTCTTGAACAACTGGCGGCCTCGGTTGAGGCCAGTCCCTGGCTGGTGGGTGAAACCATGACGATGGCTGATCTCGCTGTGGCCGCGCAGCTCTCGCTGTTGCGTTTCCCTCAATCGGCCGGTTCTCCGCTGGCGGGGCGCGGTGTCCCGGGGCTGAGCGATCACCCCAAGTTGCAAGCGCTTTTCCAGTGGCGCGATCAGCTTGAACTCAAGTTGATGGAGCGGACCCTGGAAGAGGTGTGA
- a CDS encoding DUF751 family protein → MREFFLNVTRYPRYLIAFTLGVMNSVAEPLARRRSNPVTAVALIGALISGLISLSLVLRAMVQSAPVA, encoded by the coding sequence ATGCGGGAGTTTTTCCTCAACGTCACCCGCTATCCCCGCTATCTGATCGCCTTCACCCTCGGCGTGATGAACTCGGTTGCGGAACCGCTTGCCCGCAGGCGCAGCAACCCGGTAACTGCCGTCGCCTTGATCGGTGCTCTGATCAGCGGCTTGATCAGCCTCAGCCTCGTGCTGCGTGCCATGGTGCAATCAGCACCAGTGGCGTGA